The genomic interval GGAAACCCCCCGTTCCGGCAGCAGGCAGCCTCCAGGAAGGTCGCATCGTCGACGTGAACCGCTCCTTGGGCGCGGTGATCGTCAACATGGGGGCGGAACTGGGCGTAAAGCCCGGGATGCCCTTCCGGGTCCTGCGCGATGAGCGCGAGATCGGCCGCCTCAAGGCCTTTGAAGTCCGGGAAACGGCCTGTGCCGCCCTGGTCGAAGCCGCCGAGAAAGAGAAGGAATTTAAGTCAGGTGATCGTGTCGTGTTAGCGGCGCAAAAATGAATGCGCCGGATAACGACCAAAACGTAGGAAAAGAAAACGGAGCGGGCCGCCGATAAAATCGGCCCGAAGAAAAATATGGAAGTGAAAGCAGTGACAAAGTTTGCGCGTATCTCCGCCTTCAAGGCGCGGGAGGTGACGCGGGAGATTCAGGGTCTGCCGGCGGCGGACGCCCTGGAGCGCCTGCAGTTCTACCCGAAGAAGGCCGCCCGGCTGATCTTCAAGACGCTGCACTCCGCCGTTGCCAACGCGGAAAACAACAACAACCTGCGCCGCGAAAACCTGGTCGTGAAGGAAGCCACCGTCGGCGAAGGCCCGACCTTCAAGCGCTTCCAGCCCAAGGCCCGCGGCAGCGCCGGCCCCATCCGCAAGCGCACCAGCCACGTTCGCATCATCCTGACTGAGCAGGAAGAGCCCGTCGCCCCGAAGAAGGCGAAGAAGGTCAAGGCTGAGAAAGCCGAAAAGCAGAGCTAATCCAACAGAGAATCGTTATGGGTCAAAAAGTTAATCCGATCGGCTTCCGCGTTGCGGTCAACCGCAACTGGCGCTCCATGTGGTACGCCAACAAAAAGGACTTCCCCGTTTACGTCGTGGAAGACTACCGCATTCGCCGCTTCGTGAAAAAGAAGCTGGAGCAGGCGGCCGTCTCCAAGATCGTCATCGAGCGCGCCGGCAATCGTGTCCGCGTCAACATCCACACCGCTCGCCCCGGCCTGGTCATCGGCCGCAAGGCCGCGGAGCTGGACAAGCTTAAGGAAGAGATCCGCGCCTTCACCAGCAAGGAGCGCGAAATCCTCATCGACGTCAAGGAAGTCAAGAATCCGGAGCTGGACGCTCAGCTCGTGGCGGAAAACATCGCCACGCAGATCGAGCGCCGCATCTCCCACCGCCGCGCCATGAAGAAGGCCGTGCAGCTGACCATGGACATGGGCGCCCTCGGCATCCGCGTTCGTGCCGCCGGCCGCTTGGGCGGTTCGGAAATCGCCCGCGTGGAGCGTTACCTGGAAGGTAAAGTTCCCCTTCACACCCTGCGCGCCGACGTCGACTACGGCTTCACCGAAGCCAACACCATCGCCGGCAAAATTGGCATCAAGGTTTGGATCTGCCGTAAGGAAGAAGCCGCCCTTCTGCCCGCCTAATCGCTTAACATTGGAATAAAGCCATGCCTCTTCTCCCCAAGCGGGTCAAATACCGCAAGACCCAGCGCGGCAGCCGCAAAGGCGTCGCCACGCGCAATATCCATATCGACTTTGGCAACTACGCGCTCCAAACCCTGGAGCGGGCGTGGATCACCAACGTCCAGATCGAAGCCTGCCGCGTTGCCATCACCCGCAACATGAAGCGCAAGGGCAAGCTCTGGATCCGCATCTTCCCGGACAAGTCCGTCACCTCCCGCCCGCCTGAGACCCGAATGGGTAAGGGCAAGGGCCAGCCCGAGCATTGGGTCGCCGTCGTCAAACCCGGCAACATTCTTTTCGAGCTGGACGGTCTTACCGAGCCGATCGCCAAGGAATGCTTCCGTCTGGCCGCCAGCAAGCTGCCCATCCGCACCCGCTTCATCACTCGCGCCGGAAAGAGCGCCTAATCCGCCAGCATATGACCAAGATCTCCGATATCCGCAACCTTTCCGACGCCGAGCTGGTTTCCAAGAAGAAGGAAGCCCGCCAGGAAATCTTCAACCTGCGCCTGCAGCAGCAGACCGGCCGCTTGGAAAAGCCCAGCCGCCTGCGCGAGCTCAAGCGCCAGATCGCCCACATCGAAACGGTCGCCACCGAGCGGAAGAGCGGGAAGACCGTCGCCGCGAAGGCCGAAACCGCCCCGAAAGCCCCCAAGGCCAAAGCGAAAAAGGCTGCCACGGCAGAAAAATAAGCCTCTTTTATAAAAAAAGCTTAACAGAGGCGCAGTTTTTCTATAGGTTCCACCTTCCCCCGAAAAAAGAGGGGAAATTTTTAGAGATTTTAAAGAGAAGATTGATATGACCCAGACCGCTTCCCAACCCGTGCGCAAAGAACGCACCGGCACGGTCGTCTCGACCAAGATGGCCAAGACGATCGTTGTCAAAGTAGTGCGCCGCGTGCCGCACCCCCGCTACAAGAAAATCGTCAACGTGACGAAAAAGTTCTATGCCCACGACGCGGAAAGCGCCGCCAAGGAAGGGGATCAGGTTCGCATCCGCGAAACCCGTCCCATGAGCCGCCTCAAGCGCTGGGAACTGATCGAAGTCGTTATCGCCGCCAAGGCCTAAGCAAGGAATAGAGAGAGCGTTATGATTCAGATCCGCACCTGGCTCGATGTGGCCGACAACTCCGGCGCCAAGCTCGCCACCATGATCGGCGTCATCGGCAAGAAGACCCTGCACGCCCGTGTTGGCGACGTTATCACCGCCAACGTCAAGGAAGCCGCCCCGGACGGCACCGTCAAAAAGAGCGAAGTCGTTCGCGCCGTCATCGTTCGCACCAAGCAGCCCATTCGCCGCAACGACGGCTCCTACCTTCGGTTCGACAGCAACGCCATCGTCATCATCGACAAAGACCTCAATCCCCGGGGCACCCGCATCTTCGGTCCCGTCGCGCGTGAACTGCGCGAGAAGAACTTCATGAAGATCGTCTCCCTCGCCCCGGAGGTCGTGTAACATGAAATCCCTCTTCAAAAGCTCCCGCCAACCCAAGCAGGCCACCTTCCACCTCAAAAAGGGTGACGAGGTCGTCATCATCGCCGGCACCCAGCGTGGCAAACGCGGCAAGGTCCTCAAGATCAACCGCAACAGCAACCGCGTCCTGGTCGAAGGCGTCAACATGATCAAGAAGGCCATCCGGCCCACCCAGGAAAATCCCAAGGGCGGCGTCAACGAGCTGGAAGGCTCCATCCACATCTCCAACCTCATGCTGGCTTCCGCCCACACGGACAGCCGTGCCAGCAAGGCCGCCTCGGCCGCTCCTGCGGCCAAGAAGGCGACCAAAGCCAAGAAACAGGACTAGCAAGTAAATGACCGCTCCCGCTCCCACGCTGCAGACGCAGTACAACGAAAAAGTCGTCCCGGCCCTCAAGAAGGCCCGCGGCTATACCAACGTCCACCAGATTCCCCGGGTGGAGAAGATCGTCGTCAACTCCTGCGTCGGCTCCTCTCCTGAGATCAAGCTGGCTTTGGAAGACGCCATCCGCGACATCACCCTCATCACCGGCCAGAAGCCCATCCGCACCGTTTCCAAGAACAGCATCGCCAACTTCAAGCTGCGCGAGAACCAGGAAATCGGCTGCAAAGTGACTCTCCGCGGCCGCATCATGTGGGAATTCCTGGAGCGCCTCATCGTGGCCGCTCTGCCCCGCATCCGTGACTTCCGCGGCATCTCCCACCGCGCCTTCGACGGCCGCGGCAGCTACACGCTGGGCGTCAAGGACCACACCATCTTCCCGGAAATCGAGCTCGACAAGGTCAAGCGCACGATCGGCATGGACGTGACCATCGTCACCTCCGCCGACACGAACGACGAAGCCCGCGAATTGCTCACCCTCCTGGGCATGCCCTTCACCGAAAAGAAGGTCAAGACCGCGGAAACCGCCGAAGCGGCCGCCGCTTAATCAACCACAATAGAAGAGAAGAAATAGAGTTATGGCTAAGAAAGCTTGGGTCAACCGCCAGCAGCGCAAGGCGAAGTTTGCCTCCCGCGCCTACAACCGCTGCAAGATCACTGGCCGCCGCCGCGCCTTCATGCGCAAGTTCGGCGTCAGCCGCCTCCAGTTCCGTGAAATGGCCCTGTCGGCGGAGATCCCCGGCGTGACCAAGTCCAGCTGGTAAGCCACTCCCCACCCGTAATCGTATGCAGACCGATCCTCTCGCCGACTTCCTGAGCGCCATTCGCAACGCGTCGCTCGCCTCCAAGAAGGAAGTCCTCCTCCCTTACTCCCGCCTCAAGCAGCAGGTGGCCGTCGTCCTCCAGGAGGAAGGTTACCTGGAAAACGTCGAAGTCCTCAACCAGGACGAAAACAAGGTGAAGCCCAAGCTCAAGGTGACCCTCCGTGGCTCCAGCAAGCTGAAGGCCGTTCGCAGCATCAAGCGCATCAGCAAGCCGGGTCTGCGCCGCTACGTCGGTGCCGGGGAAATTCCCCGCGTGCTCGGCGGCCTTGGAATTTCCATTTTGTCGACGCCCCAAGGCGTCATGGCCGGCCACCGCGCCAAGAAACTGAACGTCGGGGGCGAGCTGCTCCTGACTGTTTACTAAAGCTAGAGAGAACACGTATGTCCCGCGTCGGAAATAAGCCCATTCCCCTGCCTAGCGGCGTCAAAGTCGCCGTCAACGGCTTGGAGATCAAAATCGAAGGCCCCAAGGGCAAGGCCGCGTCCCAGCTGCCGAAGGCGCTTAGCGCCCTGCTGGAAAACAACGTCCTGACCCTCAAGAACGAGAGCGAAGCCCGCGAAGATCGCGCCCTGCACGGCCTGCACCGCAGCCTCCTGGCCAACCACGTCACCGGCGTCTCCCAGGGTTTCCAGAAAAAGCTGGAAATCCAGGGCGTCGGCTTCAAGGCCAACGTTGCCGGGAAAAACCTGAACCTGGCCCTCGGCTTCTCCCACCCTGTCGTTTACAACATTCCCGAGGGGATCAAGGTGACCGTCACCGACAACACCAACATCCTCGTCGAAGGGATCGACAAGCACCTCGTCGGCCAGGTTGCCGCCGACGTTCGTAGCTTCTATCCGCCTGAGCCTTATAAGGGCAAGGGTGTCCGCTACGCCGGCGAACAGATCCGCCGCAAACAGGGCAAGACCGCCCAGAGCAAGTAAAGAGCACCGCAACAGGACCTCGTATCATGGCCATCGCATCCAAAAAAACCATCCGGCAGCGGCTGCACACCCGTCTCCGCCGCAAAGTGAGCGGCACCTCGGAACGGCCCCGCCTTTCCGTCAACTTCTCCGGCCGGCACATCTACGCCCAGCTCATCGACGACCAGATCGGCAAGACTCTCGTCAGCGCCATGAGCACGGAGAAGAGCCTGGACTCTTCCAAGCTCAAGCCCAACGCCAAGAGCGCCGAGCAGATCGGCAAGCTCGTCGCCGAACGCGCCAAGGCCAAGTCGATCGCCAAGATCGTCTTCGACCGTGGCGGCTTCAAATACCATGGCAAGGTCAAGGCCTTGGCCGACGCGGCTCGTGCGGCCGGTCTCGAATTCTAAATTGTAACTGTATATGGCCGAAAATACCGAAGCTTCCCAGACTCCCCAGCCCGCCGCTCCCGCGCCCACTCCCGCTCCCGCGCGCGAAGAGGGACATCAGCCGCAGCAGCCGCAACAGAGCGGTGGCGGATACCGCGGCCCCCGCGGCAACGGCCCCGGCGGCCGTCGCGGCCCCGGCGGTCGCCGCCCCCGCAACGACAATCGCCAGCCCGCCGAGGGCATGAGCGACCTGTCGGACAAGGTCGTCCACATCAACCGCTGCTCCAAGGTCGTCAAAGGCGGCCGCCGTTTCAGCTTCAGCGCCCTCGTCGTCGTCGGCGATAAGAAGGGGAAGGTTGGCATCGGTTTCGGCAAGGCCAACGAAGTGGCTGATTGCGTCCGCAAGGCCACGGAAAACGCCCGCCGCAACATGGAGCCCATCGCCCTCAAGGACGGCACCATCCCCCACGAGGTGTTCGGCACCTTCGACGGCGGCAAGGTGCTTCTCAAGCCCGCCTCCCAGGGTACCGGCCTCATCGCCGGTTCCTCCGTCCGCGCCGTCATCGAGCTGGCCGGCGTGAAGGACGTGCTGACCAAGTCCCTCGGCTCCGACAACCCCTACAACGTCGTCAAGGCCACCCTCGACGCCCTGCGCCAGCTCCGCACTCGGGAGACCATCTTCCAGCTGCGTGGCAAGCCTGTCCGCCAGAAGAAGGCGGAGGTTGCCGTGGCCGCCTAAGCAACACCTAGACAGAGATAAGAACTATGCGACTTCACCAACTCAAGCCCCGTCCCGGCGCGCGCCACCGTATCAAGCGCCTCGGCTGCGGCGAAAGCTCCGGCCACGGTAAGACCAGCGGCAAGGGCCACAAGGGCCAGAAAGCCCGCTCCGGCGGCAGCATCCGCCTCGGCTTCGAAGGCGGCCAGATGCCCCTCATCCGCCGTATCCCCAAGCGCGGCTTCAACAACACCGATTTCGCCACCGTCTACGCCCCCGTGAACGTCGGCGACCTGGAGAAGCTCTCCGCCGCCGAAGTGAACGAGAAAGCCCTGCGCGCCGCGGGCCTCGTCAACGGCAACTGGGACGGCGTCAAGATCCTGGGCACGGGAGAACTTAAAAAGAAGCTCGCCGTTACCGTCCACGCCATCAGCGAGGGCGCCCGCAAGAAGATCGAGGCTGCGGGAGGCACCGTCACCCTTCTGGAAAAGAAGGTGGCTGCCCCGAAGGCCAAGAAAGTCTAAGCCCGGGCCTAAAAGCCCTAAAAAGCCGTAAAAAGCGCCGTCCTCATAAAGGACGGCGCGCTTTTTTGAAGATATGCTCTCCGCGTTCGCCAATAGCTTCAA from Verrucomicrobium sp. carries:
- the rplR gene encoding 50S ribosomal protein L18 gives rise to the protein MAIASKKTIRQRLHTRLRRKVSGTSERPRLSVNFSGRHIYAQLIDDQIGKTLVSAMSTEKSLDSSKLKPNAKSAEQIGKLVAERAKAKSIAKIVFDRGGFKYHGKVKALADAARAAGLEF
- the rplN gene encoding 50S ribosomal protein L14 yields the protein MIQIRTWLDVADNSGAKLATMIGVIGKKTLHARVGDVITANVKEAAPDGTVKKSEVVRAVIVRTKQPIRRNDGSYLRFDSNAIVIIDKDLNPRGTRIFGPVARELREKNFMKIVSLAPEVV
- the rplF gene encoding 50S ribosomal protein L6; the protein is MSRVGNKPIPLPSGVKVAVNGLEIKIEGPKGKAASQLPKALSALLENNVLTLKNESEAREDRALHGLHRSLLANHVTGVSQGFQKKLEIQGVGFKANVAGKNLNLALGFSHPVVYNIPEGIKVTVTDNTNILVEGIDKHLVGQVAADVRSFYPPEPYKGKGVRYAGEQIRRKQGKTAQSK
- the rpsQ gene encoding 30S ribosomal protein S17, encoding MTQTASQPVRKERTGTVVSTKMAKTIVVKVVRRVPHPRYKKIVNVTKKFYAHDAESAAKEGDQVRIRETRPMSRLKRWELIEVVIAAKA
- the rplP gene encoding 50S ribosomal protein L16 — translated: MPLLPKRVKYRKTQRGSRKGVATRNIHIDFGNYALQTLERAWITNVQIEACRVAITRNMKRKGKLWIRIFPDKSVTSRPPETRMGKGKGQPEHWVAVVKPGNILFELDGLTEPIAKECFRLAASKLPIRTRFITRAGKSA
- a CDS encoding type Z 30S ribosomal protein S14; this encodes MAKKAWVNRQQRKAKFASRAYNRCKITGRRRAFMRKFGVSRLQFREMALSAEIPGVTKSSW
- the rpsH gene encoding 30S ribosomal protein S8; its protein translation is MQTDPLADFLSAIRNASLASKKEVLLPYSRLKQQVAVVLQEEGYLENVEVLNQDENKVKPKLKVTLRGSSKLKAVRSIKRISKPGLRRYVGAGEIPRVLGGLGISILSTPQGVMAGHRAKKLNVGGELLLTVY
- the rpsE gene encoding 30S ribosomal protein S5, giving the protein MSDLSDKVVHINRCSKVVKGGRRFSFSALVVVGDKKGKVGIGFGKANEVADCVRKATENARRNMEPIALKDGTIPHEVFGTFDGGKVLLKPASQGTGLIAGSSVRAVIELAGVKDVLTKSLGSDNPYNVVKATLDALRQLRTRETIFQLRGKPVRQKKAEVAVAA
- the rplO gene encoding 50S ribosomal protein L15, whose protein sequence is MRLHQLKPRPGARHRIKRLGCGESSGHGKTSGKGHKGQKARSGGSIRLGFEGGQMPLIRRIPKRGFNNTDFATVYAPVNVGDLEKLSAAEVNEKALRAAGLVNGNWDGVKILGTGELKKKLAVTVHAISEGARKKIEAAGGTVTLLEKKVAAPKAKKV
- a CDS encoding 50S ribosomal protein L24, producing MKSLFKSSRQPKQATFHLKKGDEVVIIAGTQRGKRGKVLKINRNSNRVLVEGVNMIKKAIRPTQENPKGGVNELEGSIHISNLMLASAHTDSRASKAASAAPAAKKATKAKKQD
- the rpsC gene encoding 30S ribosomal protein S3: MGQKVNPIGFRVAVNRNWRSMWYANKKDFPVYVVEDYRIRRFVKKKLEQAAVSKIVIERAGNRVRVNIHTARPGLVIGRKAAELDKLKEEIRAFTSKEREILIDVKEVKNPELDAQLVAENIATQIERRISHRRAMKKAVQLTMDMGALGIRVRAAGRLGGSEIARVERYLEGKVPLHTLRADVDYGFTEANTIAGKIGIKVWICRKEEAALLPA
- the rpmC gene encoding 50S ribosomal protein L29; translation: MTKISDIRNLSDAELVSKKKEARQEIFNLRLQQQTGRLEKPSRLRELKRQIAHIETVATERKSGKTVAAKAETAPKAPKAKAKKAATAEK
- the rplE gene encoding 50S ribosomal protein L5, with protein sequence MTAPAPTLQTQYNEKVVPALKKARGYTNVHQIPRVEKIVVNSCVGSSPEIKLALEDAIRDITLITGQKPIRTVSKNSIANFKLRENQEIGCKVTLRGRIMWEFLERLIVAALPRIRDFRGISHRAFDGRGSYTLGVKDHTIFPEIELDKVKRTIGMDVTIVTSADTNDEARELLTLLGMPFTEKKVKTAETAEAAAA
- the rplV gene encoding 50S ribosomal protein L22, whose product is MEVKAVTKFARISAFKAREVTREIQGLPAADALERLQFYPKKAARLIFKTLHSAVANAENNNNLRRENLVVKEATVGEGPTFKRFQPKARGSAGPIRKRTSHVRIILTEQEEPVAPKKAKKVKAEKAEKQS